A portion of the Thermoleophilaceae bacterium genome contains these proteins:
- a CDS encoding AAA family ATPase, with the protein MLAVRVLGELALELDGTPVDPPSSRRACSLLGALALEPRAHARSELAARFWPDVLDESARTSLRAALSALRRSLGADADRYLVATRDRVGLAEGTEVWTDAAEFGRLAESGRRAEALELWRGDVLAGLDDEWILAARDEWRERVSELLALLATEAEEAGDMAAALTHTRRMTALDPLVEESQRELIRRLAASGDRAAALRAYERHAERLRTELRIVPSAATRALVEDLRAETPAAAGQPAPAAGTVTLLFTDLVGSTELLERLGDDEAERLRRVHFGLLREVALSHAGQEVKNLGDGLMVAFGGSLDAAACAIGIQQAVHRHSAREGHDWLQVRVGLNVGEPIRDEGDYFGTPVVVAKRLCDRAEGGQILASDLVPALIGNRGGFGFRPVGELALKGISRPVAACELAWEPVGEQRVPLPADLAREQGEFVGREAPLGRLERAWAEASAGHPGVVAVAGEPGIGKTRLVAQLCCGAHERGATVLLGRSYEEPLIPYGPFVEALRHYVAACPPDELRLQVGARRGVLARLVPELAGGAEPDGRREDPEGERYLLFDAVASLLREASRTRPMILVLDDLHWADSPSLLLLRHVARAAQDVPLLVLGTYRETEVDRDHPLAGTLAELRRARMLETISLSGLEPGDVAALIRARTDADVDQALAGAVAERTEGNPFFVEEIVRHLDEEGELAVPESVKDLVLRRLRRLDEPARRALATAAVIGREFELEAVARATGTSDDDVLDLMERAIGEHAVVESPDVPGRYAFAHALIRETIEEQLSATRRARLHRRVGEALEGLHAGHLEEHAGALARHFAAAGEAERSFEYRCTAAATAARAHAVEAAVKQYGEALELGAQLGLVPSGDARIRRLHADRGWMRHVVGDTEAARADYGTALEAARAAGDRQLEMEALNLTAVADMQFDAVSSAARHRAALEIAQELGDETAQVSILSRLALVHSNQLDLTRALEDGESALGLARKTGDDRDLARALDGLKLAALKLGDVERLEALTRELGEIERRDGDLWYLQWTLLESSFAPLASTLWDDAAQRLEEALAINRRIGDALTLPLIRDATGWLARSQGHYEQALAAGRSAVEAATAGTGWKAWTCASLGWTMLDLGAAGDARELLEAGAESAATRSDRYRVTGHLAWARWLGDDPEGAAEAAGVAEDLLASTAAPPGGAFLFGFGATVALGRFHAAAGRPERGEELLAPVLAAAERSGWHEAAGSAALVLGLCREGGGHQRAAADLFSRARDISARHGLPGIEWEALAASGRTASGDDAKRLQADSRGLVERLAAGVGDDRLAEGLRAAR; encoded by the coding sequence ATGCTGGCGGTGCGCGTGCTGGGCGAGCTGGCGCTCGAGCTCGACGGGACCCCGGTGGACCCGCCAAGCAGCCGCAGGGCGTGCTCCCTGCTCGGAGCGCTCGCCCTGGAGCCGCGCGCGCATGCGCGCTCCGAGCTGGCAGCCCGCTTCTGGCCCGACGTGCTCGACGAGAGCGCGCGCACCAGCCTGCGCGCCGCGCTGTCGGCGCTGCGCCGCTCGCTCGGGGCGGACGCCGACCGCTATCTCGTGGCAACCCGCGACCGCGTCGGACTTGCCGAGGGCACGGAGGTGTGGACGGACGCGGCCGAGTTCGGGCGGCTGGCCGAGAGCGGCCGGCGCGCGGAGGCACTCGAGCTCTGGCGCGGAGACGTGCTCGCGGGGCTCGACGACGAGTGGATCCTGGCTGCGCGGGACGAGTGGCGCGAGCGCGTGTCGGAGCTGCTCGCGCTGCTCGCCACCGAGGCCGAGGAGGCCGGCGACATGGCCGCCGCCCTCACGCACACACGGCGGATGACGGCACTCGACCCGCTGGTGGAGGAGAGCCAGCGCGAGCTGATCCGGCGCCTGGCCGCGAGCGGTGACCGGGCCGCCGCCCTGCGCGCCTATGAGCGCCACGCGGAGCGGCTGCGCACGGAGCTGCGGATCGTGCCGTCGGCGGCCACCAGGGCGCTGGTGGAGGACCTCCGTGCCGAGACGCCCGCCGCGGCCGGGCAGCCGGCCCCGGCCGCCGGGACGGTCACCCTCCTCTTCACCGACCTGGTGGGCTCCACCGAGCTGCTCGAACGCCTGGGCGACGACGAGGCGGAGCGGCTGCGCCGCGTGCACTTCGGGCTGCTGCGCGAGGTGGCTCTCAGCCACGCCGGCCAGGAGGTGAAGAACCTCGGCGACGGGCTCATGGTGGCGTTCGGCGGCAGCCTCGACGCCGCGGCGTGCGCGATCGGGATCCAGCAGGCGGTGCACCGCCACAGCGCGCGCGAGGGGCACGATTGGCTGCAGGTGCGCGTCGGCCTCAACGTGGGTGAGCCGATCCGCGACGAGGGCGACTACTTCGGCACCCCGGTCGTCGTGGCCAAGCGGCTCTGCGACCGCGCCGAGGGCGGTCAGATCCTGGCCTCCGACCTCGTGCCCGCGCTGATCGGGAACCGGGGCGGCTTTGGCTTCCGGCCGGTGGGGGAGCTGGCGCTGAAGGGCATCTCCAGGCCGGTGGCGGCCTGCGAGCTTGCGTGGGAGCCCGTGGGCGAGCAGCGCGTGCCCCTGCCGGCGGACCTTGCGCGCGAGCAGGGAGAGTTCGTCGGCCGCGAGGCGCCGCTCGGGAGGCTGGAGAGGGCCTGGGCCGAGGCGTCCGCGGGCCACCCGGGTGTCGTCGCGGTGGCCGGCGAGCCGGGGATCGGGAAGACGAGGCTGGTCGCGCAGCTGTGCTGCGGGGCGCACGAGCGCGGCGCCACGGTGCTGCTCGGCCGCAGCTACGAGGAGCCGCTGATCCCGTACGGGCCGTTCGTGGAGGCCCTGCGCCACTACGTGGCCGCCTGCCCGCCCGACGAGTTGCGCCTTCAGGTGGGAGCCCGCAGGGGGGTGCTGGCGCGGCTGGTGCCCGAGCTTGCCGGCGGCGCGGAGCCGGACGGGCGGCGGGAGGATCCCGAGGGCGAGCGCTACCTGCTCTTCGACGCGGTGGCCTCGCTCCTGCGTGAGGCGAGCCGGACGCGGCCCATGATCCTCGTGCTCGACGATCTCCACTGGGCGGATTCGCCATCCCTGCTCCTACTGCGGCATGTCGCCCGCGCGGCGCAGGACGTGCCGCTGCTGGTGCTGGGTACGTATCGGGAGACCGAGGTGGACCGCGACCATCCGCTGGCCGGCACGCTCGCGGAGCTGCGCCGCGCGCGGATGCTGGAGACGATCTCGCTATCGGGGCTCGAGCCCGGCGACGTGGCCGCGCTCATCCGGGCACGGACGGACGCGGACGTCGACCAGGCGCTCGCCGGCGCAGTGGCCGAGCGAACCGAGGGCAACCCCTTCTTCGTGGAGGAGATCGTGCGCCACCTCGACGAGGAGGGTGAGCTGGCCGTGCCCGAGAGCGTGAAGGACCTCGTGCTGCGGCGACTGCGCCGGCTCGACGAGCCGGCCCGCCGGGCGCTGGCCACCGCCGCCGTGATCGGCCGGGAGTTCGAGCTCGAGGCGGTCGCGAGGGCCACCGGGACGAGTGACGACGACGTGCTCGACTTGATGGAGCGCGCCATCGGCGAGCACGCGGTGGTCGAGTCCCCGGATGTGCCCGGCCGCTACGCGTTCGCCCACGCGCTGATCCGGGAGACCATCGAGGAACAGCTCTCGGCAACCCGGCGCGCAAGGCTGCATCGGCGAGTGGGCGAGGCGCTCGAAGGGCTGCACGCCGGACACCTCGAGGAGCACGCGGGAGCACTCGCCCGGCACTTCGCCGCGGCAGGCGAGGCCGAGCGCAGCTTCGAGTACCGCTGCACCGCCGCAGCCACGGCAGCGAGAGCGCACGCGGTGGAGGCGGCGGTGAAGCAGTACGGCGAAGCACTCGAGCTCGGAGCGCAGCTCGGTCTGGTCCCCTCCGGCGACGCCCGGATCCGGCGCCTGCATGCCGACCGCGGCTGGATGCGGCACGTGGTCGGCGACACCGAGGCCGCCCGGGCCGACTACGGCACGGCGCTCGAGGCCGCGCGCGCCGCGGGCGACCGGCAGCTCGAGATGGAGGCCCTGAACCTCACGGCCGTGGCTGACATGCAGTTCGACGCGGTGAGCTCGGCCGCCCGGCACCGCGCGGCGCTCGAGATCGCGCAGGAGCTCGGAGACGAGACGGCGCAGGTGTCCATCCTGAGCCGCCTGGCGCTCGTCCACTCGAACCAGCTCGACCTCACGCGCGCGCTCGAGGACGGCGAGAGCGCGCTCGGCCTGGCGCGCAAGACCGGAGACGACCGCGATCTCGCGCGGGCCCTGGACGGCCTGAAGCTCGCGGCACTCAAGCTCGGGGACGTGGAACGCCTCGAGGCGCTGACCCGCGAGCTCGGCGAGATCGAGCGCCGCGACGGGGACCTCTGGTATCTGCAATGGACCCTGCTCGAGTCGTCATTCGCGCCGCTGGCCTCCACGCTCTGGGACGACGCGGCGCAGCGGCTGGAGGAAGCACTCGCCATCAACCGCCGGATCGGCGACGCGCTCACCCTCCCCCTGATACGCGATGCCACGGGCTGGCTGGCCCGCAGTCAGGGGCACTACGAGCAGGCGCTCGCCGCGGGCCGCTCCGCCGTCGAGGCCGCGACCGCCGGAACCGGCTGGAAGGCCTGGACCTGCGCCTCGCTCGGGTGGACCATGCTCGACCTGGGCGCGGCCGGGGACGCCAGGGAGCTACTCGAGGCCGGCGCGGAGAGCGCCGCCACCCGCTCGGACCGCTACAGGGTCACGGGGCACCTTGCCTGGGCGCGCTGGCTCGGGGACGACCCGGAGGGCGCAGCGGAGGCGGCGGGCGTCGCGGAGGATCTGCTCGCGTCCACGGCCGCGCCGCCCGGCGGTGCCTTCCTCTTCGGCTTCGGTGCCACCGTGGCGCTCGGGAGGTTCCACGCGGCGGCCGGCCGGCCCGAGCGCGGCGAGGAGCTGCTGGCTCCCGTGCTCGCGGCGGCAGAACGGTCCGGGTGGCATGAGGCGGCCGGCTCGGCGGCACTCGTCCTCGGCCTGTGCCGGGAGGGCGGCGGCCACCAGCGGGCGGCCGCCGACCTTTTCAGCCGCGCGAGGGACATCTCGGCGCGCCACGGGCTGCCCGGGATCGAGTGGGAGGCGCTGGCCGCATCCGGGCGCACCGCCTCCGGTGACGACGCGAAGCGGCTACAGGCGGACTCACGCGGGCTGGTCGAGCGCCTCGCCGCCGGGGTCGGAGACGACCGGCTCGCCGAGGGCCTCCGGGCGGCCCGCTGA